The Athene noctua chromosome 8, bAthNoc1.hap1.1, whole genome shotgun sequence region TTGATAATAAAGAGGAGAGTCTGCAAGTGAAATGATTTTGCACACAAAGGCAATGGCTTTGATAGTGGTGAAGAGCACTAGAGGAGCATTAGTCTATGGATTTAAGGAGTGACGCAACTGAGTCCTCAGATCCTCAGTAATGTTTTCAACTGATCTAAAGAGCTGTGGGAGCAATGTTTTAAAGCATAAACTGTCGCAGGAATATGTGTTTACTGAGGAAAGTGATAGGAAGAAAATTTAGAGATAGGGATATTCAggatactggaaaaaaaaacacaaacccggATCATTATTTGATGGCTTGCAGTGCTGTGAGTGAGAAATAATTTGGAAGAAGTCACAGGAATTGCACTGCACGAAGTGGTTTGAGAATGATAAGTGATCCACAGCGAATCAGCAATGTCTTCTGTTAAATTTGTGCCACTGCAGTGAAGGATGATGTGAGTTCAAATGTAAACATGTCCTTTATGCTGCCAATTTCCTGTGGCATttgccaaaacaaaacaggtCTTGTTGACAGTGAGCTTTGATCTCAGCTTCTCAGAGTTTGGCAACAAGTTCTGAAACCTTGTTTATTGAGAAGATACTGATGGAAAAAACAGCATATGTTTGGAGAAGAGCAAGAGAGCTGAGAACTGAGTGGAAGAATAAAACTGTGGTAATTGGCAGAAGAGTTGATATGGGTAGATACAGTGAATTATGACAAAGGCAGATGATGCAAGATTGGCAAGACTCTGAAGTGAACGGTCAATAGAAATTTAAGATCTACTGGCCTCTCTACCCTTGAAAATCTTGCTTAAGTATTTTAGGCGTTAGAAGAGAGTAAAACAGAAGAAGTATTGATGCAGAAACATGAAGCTGCATTCAGTAAGTGAATTTAATTGGTGcttgtacatatttttttcctcactgataGTCTTGTTTGAATGCCTCACAGGAACAGACTTACTAGTTGACTCTGTCTGTGGGCTAACACACAACATGGTCCTTGATCCAAACGTTACTTGTCCACTTATCTCACTGAAAGGTGTCTGAACATATGCCCACAGTTTCCTAGGGCAATTTTGAGCTCAGGTTGCTCCTGTAATCCTAAAAATATTAAAGCATTCACTGCTGGGCCTCCTTACCTGTCTACCACTACCAATAGGCCTGACACCTATATCAGTGGTAGCTTTggcttacatttttttcttgtctcttcccAAAGCTCCTTTAAACTTAATAGCTGaattcaggtttatttttaacattgtCCAACTGTTAAACTGCCCAGCTGAGGGTCAACAGGCTCAGATTAAAAATGAACCTAtccattcaaaactgaaaatttatATTGACACAGAGAAAGTCCTAAATTCAAAGGGATGAATTTACAGTTTTATTAAGAAAGATACATAGGTCAAAATACAGTTTAGCTACTTTCTAAATACATAAAGGTATATAAATCCTCTACTAGAAAAACTTGTAATTAATGATTGTTCTCACGTATCTGAGTAACCATCCTGATTTGCATTTATAATAAATGCTTggagcaggaaagaaaactgtctcaagatgcaaattatttctgctttataaaaatCCTCTGATGTCTGTAAAatattggtttgggttttttttttcatgtattcagCTGATTTTTGGAACTGCTCAGTCCTGGTGCTGACTGTAGTGTAAACAGATATCAGGTACCAAATTTTTACCTTTACCACTCGGTTATCCAGTCCTTTGGTATGTTCTTCAAACTCCACTCCTACAGTGTAATTCAGTTCATAGTTTCTTAAAGTActgattgtttttgttttaaaattatctcCATCTTGAATAATCTCCTTTGTTTGTTTCAAGTGTTTTGCAATCTTACGAGTTGCAAAATCAATGTCTGCcaaaaaacagaacagagaatatCACAATGAAAATTCCAGTATTTGttaccaaaaataaaaacccacagcACTTATATttacacataatttttaaaaaagctccaCAAATGATGCTTTTACCTGCaacattttgcagagaaaaagataagttctaataaaaataatcttgtgtTTGTTTGCAAGTAGACTTTCAATTTGAGGTTCTTCCATGGattacaaatttatttattaacagGACACCTGTAGGAATGCTGTGAACAAAGCTACAATATACAACTAGTAGTGAATAGATGCTGGCATGTTAAATCACCCGAATCTCTAGTTTTCTCAGAGAATGTGAAACAACAGGGGCTATTAAGACTTTTTGGCCTCACTCACACATGAAGCTGTGGGATGCCAGGAGTGCTATTACCATCTTATGCCTGGGAGCCATTCCCTTTTCTAAGCATGCAGTGTAAATCGTGTAGCTCTTAGGCATGTGAGATGTCCTGCAGGGTTATAAATGTTGGCCACCCCCAAAAGAAGGATCTGAGAATAATATGCCCTTTCATAAAATAAGCATGTTAGAATGGGTAAGTAATCAAGGAGATTTGGGCATGTTACTTTTATGATGAACCTATAGTCTGTGGGAGTATACAAGaggttaattaattaattttaaaatgaaaattatactAATGAATACAAAAGAAACAATCAAATAAAAGCCTGACATTCATTATTGTTAGACAGCACAGAAATAAATTGTAGTTTAGATGTTAAAGGGAGACACATTCAAAGTCAAAAGTCAAAAAAGTGTCAAACTACAGCATTTGACAGTTCCTGTTTAATATTCTGTCAACATTTTATGCAGTACTGATCTCCTTAACATCCTTATTTTGTTCGTGATGAAGACTAACATTATAATGTAAACAACTGCTTGCAACTGAATGCATTGAAAGTTACCAAAAGAGGAATATATATTGCCATGCTGACAGTTTGCCCCAGACAATCCACCTAATGCCAGCTGCATTACCATctgcaataaatatttctgaCCAGCTGGCAGTGAATCTTATTATGGTGCTATATGCAAATGAAATAATCTCACATGCTTCTGCAAGAGATtgaaaaatggttttggtttgttaGCCATCCTTTAGTGGTTTTGCATGTGAGTTAATCATTGTCAGCTCAGCAATGCCACATACTAATGAAGCCCTTTTTCTTTCGGTAGATTCATTATACTACTTGCAAAGTACTAATCGAGTTGAGGAAGAGGATTGGCTTGAAAAAAATGGTGACTTTTTAACGTGGGGAATAATGTTCTTGTTCAGTATTTATATTCAAGACTTCTTGGGTATATTTTATCTGCTGTGGTGGATTAAAGGTATCTCTGGGTCTGAATTATAGacaggtaaaataaaatttagttctctctaaggaaaaaaaaatgtctagaCTTCTAAAGAAATGCTATTTCTGACTAATATATTAGTCTTGTAGCTCCTGGAGAAAAATCAGGGGAGGTTTTATTAAAGCATGGTTTTCATAACTGCATTTTGAACAATACAAGCAATAAAAATGATGTATTGTTCTATTATAGTAGATTAAAATACTTTGTAACATGTTTATGATAAAATCAAAGTTTCTGACTTAAAGggcaaaaatattatttaattaaagtATAGAAATAGGTATGCATTAATTAAAAGGAtggatgaattttaaaaaaaacaaagtctCAGTATGCTTCAAACCTGGGCACTTTAATACGTAAAATATCAACCATACGGAAAATGttgagaaacagaagaatatCTTTTCACCTTTTCCATGTGATTTCTTTCCATTCTGAGCATTACCTATAGCCATACGTATCTTTGCATTGTTTATGGTGTTCAGGTCTTTTTTTGCTAATTCATTGACAGTTTTTAATTAGTATAACTTATagtatatatacacaaaaatcGTGATGTACATATGAAGGGCCAGATCCAGATCCAGACAACTGGTGCAAATAGCTCCTTCATCCCAACAAGTTGTGGGTATTCTTACTGGGaaaattgtttcaaaatcttACCAGAAAGTTTGGTGAGTACCTCTCCAGTACAGTTTGCCCAGAGTAGGCAATGTGTTTCCCaggaaaaatatatctatattgcATTCCTTATTCTAACAcattctttctcttgctttgtttCAGGCTATTAAGTGTGTCAAGTTCTTTTATTCTCATGAACTGttagtatattttttttaagcaggctTCCCAGTATTGGATGTCTGTAGTTCAGACCCCACTGTAGGCTGAATCCATCCATTTTCCTCCCAGTTTCCACTGGGATATATAAGATCAGAAATGGATCAAAAATTCCCTTGATTTAATAATAACAAAGTCACAATTTATCCACTGACTGAAATGGTTCTAAGGATGCCACTGACATGCAATGAGGAACTGCTGTAGACCAGCTCATGCTAGCATTTATGgtacaaaaagaataaaactggaaaagagaTTACTTCTTATAAAGGGATCAGACTATAAGGATGACAATAATTGAAGTTTAGTTTAAAGCTAATATGATTAACATTTGTATTATGACAGACACAaaattcttactgaatttgaGTGAAAATCACAGTTGAAATTCTATGGTGGgtaaattaaaattcaaagaaatgcATCTTTTTAGCAGCTAGTATCCTTTCCCCTGacatttttcctgaattttaagACAAACACAAGTGAAATGTTGTAGCTCAGCTGAAATAAACAATACAACAATCTCATCCGTGATATcatggaaaggaagaaaggaacaaTAATGAGATGGCCACTACAACCAAATGAAAAGTTATCACCATAATTGCAAATCCTTTTGGAAAAGAAGTATGTGCGCCACAAGTGTCTAATTTACATCCTAAAAAATAAGGAAGGAATAaacctaaaaaataaaagagatatttatataaaaaaaataatcaaaagttaTCAAATACGATCAAATTTATCACTACAAAGCAAGGCAGAATTAGAGCAGGATGACCATCATGACCGGTGGTTAAATTAACACCCCATCAAAGCAGGTCAGGTCTTGGAGCAAAGAGCTGAGACAGGACTGAAGCAGAGCCAAAGTAAAGAGAACTGGGTGAGAGCCAAGAATTGTAGGTGAGATCATAAGCTGAGGCAGGCAGTAAGAGAAGCCTGAGGTAGGTGAAGACGGCCTGGAATAGTCAATTCGTGACAACTAGGAGCTGACAACAGGCCCCATGGCTCACTTGCATATTTAATGCTGAAATCACATTTCAGTTGCCTGTAAAGCAGTAATTATTCTTTATGCATAACTGTCAAACCCCAGTACTCAAATCAGTTACTCAGTATCTTTCTCCTGAAATTCATTATATTAGCATAACCATTTGTAACAATTTTTTGTGCCTCATGGGTGTATGTGTATATAGTATTTACAGGCTTTCTTAAGGTTATTGAGCTTTTCTCCATCAATGCAAAGGCAAAGGACTATGAATAGTGAAACATGACTTTCTCTCTTACAAGAATTGAGGATTTGAGGAAATGATAACTATTTTCAATTGTTGTTGAATAATGAGAtcttatttttatgtgtttatgtgtatttcttctctttcaatcTGAACAGATAAATAAATTAGGGTTAAAATTCTTTAATGAGAGTAAAACTGGTAGAATGTCAGTTAAAGCATCAAATTTTTCATCTCAGTTAATGATTTTGTGGTAGTTATCCCTAAGTCAGTCACTAGTGTAGACATTGAGACACTGAGAATTACTTGAAAATTGTTAGATTTAATTACCTGATTACCTTCCATGTGTTAGACTCTTCTTcctaacaaatacattttcttagcTTGTAGAAGATGGCTATGCAGTGTACTCATTGATTTTGaaccactgaattatttttataatctaCATCTTTACAAGTAAATATTTTGGAATCCGAGCGAACAAGTTCTTTAGATCTCCATTAACTTGACTCGACCTTTTGAACAAAGCACAAGAAGCCACAATCTGATCCCAACTTCTGATGAACAGTGCAAGGCAGGTACTTTGACCTGAAAAAGCTCCTGTTTATCAGCATCACTCTTAGAGTGGTGTCAGCTGCTgtagaaagggagagaaataagAAGAGCAAATGCTGAACAGAAGATAGAAATCAATGACCACTAGATAAAAAACAATGAGACATCTGGGAATGAGAAGTGGATAGACGCAGTTGGGCCCCTGAGGGCTATCAATTTTAAGCATAAGAATAAAATACAGGTTTCATTTTTGCCACATGCTACTTTATGATGCAGAGCCAGACAGATTCCTCCAATCTAGGTTAAATTAACCAACTCTAATGACTACTTTTCTTGTATTAGATTTACAGACACCATGTGTGGTAAGGAAGCAATGGTCCTTTATGTCCTTCATTGGTGATGTAGTATAGCTGGGAGAAGATTCCCGATTATAAAGATTACACTTTTCATGCATCTGTAAATCTAACTCCCATATTTTTTGAGGTTTTTGAAATGCAGCTACATTACTGCAGTGGTGGAAGGGTGATAACTGTACTTTCAATGATAATCCAGAGTGTACTGAAGAAATTCTTGAGAAATGTTGATGTCttctattatttcttcttttcagcaaATTAAAGATCTACATCTCTGCTAAACTAAGTAGAGGAAGAATTTCCTGCACACTACTTGCATAATCATAATGACCTGGAGCAAAAAGTTTATGCCTTTATGAGAACAAAAATACTTGAAAGGCAATTTACACTGAAAGTAATAGGTGCAGGAGAAGAAGGCATTTCTCTCATAAAATTATCTCCAGTCATTACAAAAATTGAGTCTGTcagtgtggggaaaaataaatctaCAAACAACATAAACTTGATCTTAATATGAACCGACAACGATATTGCTTGCATTCAGTTAACAGTGTTTTGCTATTTGAGCATCTACAGAGACTATGCTTAATATCCTATACAATGGATATACAAACTGTAGCTGTCAGGCTTCTGATGATAGAGAGGCTAACAAAGTAGTAAATGAAAGTTGCTTAAAGAGCACAAAATCTCTTTCTGCATGTACATATATCTTGTCATCAATGATGGTCATAGCCAAATGAAATTAAACTTAGTTAACCATGTAAACATATGTTTAAGAACTCCTGTGACCTAAATCTCCTTGCTGTGTAAGGATGAGTCCCACAAAGAATTTACAGAGATATCTGCCCATTTATCTTTGAATGCTTCTAAAGGCCTTTACCATGCAGCTGGTACATGTAACTTCTACTAGTGCAAAGCACTGATTAAGTCCTAAACACCATTGTTTCTTTAGTGATATAGAATATCTATTCCTCTTTTAACAGAGCCAATCAGGTTGTAGCTTGACTGTTACAGTAAGTATAtaccaggaagaaaaaagatctgTATCTGAAAGTctggttgtttgtttattttatttttttttatttctcccatctgtatctgttttttcatttatctAAATAAAGACTAATATCTTTGGCTACAAATCTCTTATATACTTAGATCATTGTAATTATAAATACAGTTACTTGATTTTGAATGTGACTGGCAGAAACCCTTATGCCACAATGCACATTACAGAAATAGTCTAATTAATTTTTAGAAGGATTTTACTTATAATTGAAACATTTTATCTCTatatagttaatatttttttcatttacctaAGGCAACCATGTAGCCTTCAaagttttcatttgtttccatTTCCCATGTCCCATTGTAATCAGCAGGCATGGTGGCAAGAGCTTAAATCCAACTTCAGATCAAAAGTGAGGCTGGAAACAGGATCTGCTAGGAGAAGGTTTTATACACcttttcatatctttttttttatgaGGTTTATGGTTTTCTAGATAATACAGTTTAAGGGCCAGAGTGATAACCCTAGAAAACTTTGCCTTCATTAACAAAGTTCAGTTGAACAGCTGGCAACAAGGAACACGTTCTTAAATATGTAGTAACACAGGATATGATTTTACAGTGACCTTTGTAAAGAACTACTAGCTATTATGGGATACCTTTGGAATATATTGAACACAGTGGCAAAGTGTGCAACCCAGTTAAAGTTTCCCAGGTGAATTCTCTTTTTCGTTCCTTGCTATGTGTCACATTTCCCTACGAAGAACCAGTCTTACAGAGCTGACTCACCCAGAACTCCCATTTAAAACTGATGGAAGTCTTGAATGTACAAATGCAAGGCAGGATGAAAAAGggaatattgaaaatattttttgttttcccttgatTTTCAAAATATCTGTATACCAATAGCTGCACTTACACTGACTGCATTTCCAAATTTATCTTTTCGTTTAACAGAAATTTTATCAAATGTAAGGTAAATAGAAATCAACCATAATTAGTATCAATCCTactctaaaaatgtttttttaattactctgaaACATAGCAGTTTGTGTTAGAAAGGTATTTTTCATCCAGCAGCATTACATTGTTGTGAGGATGAGCACAGATTTCAGCTGTGCAAATAAGCATATTCAGAATGCTTCTGAATGGAGAATTTGGAAGTGCAATAGAACTTTATCAGAATTTAAAGTAAACAAAGTAAGCAGTAAAAGCATATTAATATAAGTTAAGGTTTTAAATTCTTTGGTTTTAATTAGTCAATATAACTTATATATGGCTCTACAGATAAAATAATTGATCAGGAGTCCAAAACTCCTTGcttgtctttctctcttttttttttttttttaaattaatgggactgttattaaaaattttattagaaaagtATTAAGGTTTAGAACTCTGACTCAGAAATAAGTACATTGAAGAGTTACTGATCTTATGATGTCTTCTGTATGCTTTCACTTTGTAAAACCAATGTAAAATtccacaaatactgaaaaattatacaggaattaaaaaagaaaaaactaaaaagagTAGAGAGTTTTTGGAAGCCAAATTCTTAAAATACCTTTGCATGATACTTAAGgagctattttaaaagaaaaaaaagaaatatcttgaTCTATACCTACAGGAGATATTAAGAGGGTTTTCAGTCAGATGTCAGGCAAAGGCTCAAGGAACCGCAGTGACTGAAAACCGAAGTTAGGTGAATTCCGATGTGAATGCACATAGAAAGATAACTGCATTCCTAACTGTAGAGTATAATTTGTCTATAGACCAGTTTACCCAGGGAAATTGGTAATCACTGTTTGAAATCTTTAAATAGTCAGAGGGTGGCTTTCTAAAACATATGCCTAATTTCAAGCACAATTTATTGGGCTGAAGAAATCTAATTATGTATTTACTTCCACTATCAGAGTTTCTAGATGAAACACTATGAATGATGTTTTGTTGAGAGAGAAATTTGAAAATCTTTGTGCTTAACACATTGGTCTGTAGTGATATTATGAAATACTTATGCAACAGGTTTGATGTTACATATCTTTGTATACTTTCTTTCTTAACTTCCACATTGCATCAACATTAATAAATacgttgttattattatttatacatttatgtgTATACTAAAAGATtctataaaaacaagaaaaagaaaagggtatTGTTCCCAAGTCAACCAGTCACAACCACTCAAAATCAGCTGTGTAAGCAACATCAGTTCACTTGTGCACATGCAGAATAATCTTTATGTGCATTATCACACTGTTTTTCCAACTGGAAGTTGTTCTCTCCTTCAGTGTACTAAAAGATTGATGTCCAATTTATAAGCAGGTACTCAGTGTTTTACCTTATTTCTCCAAATACCTAGTGGTGGATTTATGAAGAATGAATCAGACTGAATGTCTACAATTACCTTCTAAAACCAGAACATATGCTAGAAGCTCATGGTGAGAGATTTTATATGCCCATTGATTTTAGTTCTGAAGGATACTTCCTATATAACAGACATTTGGGTAAGAAGTGGAACTGACTGAAACTGTATCATGTGTTGATCAACAATTAACAATCATTAAGAACTAGTAAAGAGATAGACAGTTCTGTTACTGTAGATGCAGAGCTAGGGACAttcagagaaaattaattatgAGATGAGAACATCCTTTACATATAAGGCCATAATTAATTATCAGCATACACATATGATTGTACAGGTTTTCATAATGATGTTTTGTTAATACCTATCCCttattatttgtttaaataacttttttaaaattctgtgtgttATGTAAACTTCCTATTAGGAATTCTCTAAGCATGTGTTTATCCATCAGCCTGAAATAGCTCTTTTGAGACTTTACAGGTAAATATGCAGCTAGGAGGTTTACAGACACTAAATTTAACCAATCAAAGAACTGGCTAAGTAGGTAATTAATAAAACATGGAATATTGACTTGACAGAGTTCTGTAATGCTTCACGAGCTTTTAAAGAGCATTGTGTTAAGGTCCACAGAGAGAATTTTCATTTACGAATCAATATCTTCATAGACAATAAACCCTCTACTACATTCAAGTGCCTGCCTAAATCATATGGAGCCAAGAGACAGTACAGATGCTGTTAACAATTTTTTTAGGGCCCTGTGTGGATAATCCTAAGTCTGCAGATCACTGACCCACGTTATACTCAAGATTCTGTTGGGTTTGTGCCGTGCTAATTTTACTGATCTGCCTCTCATCAGATTTCAGCTTTAAAATGTGACTTATTATCCACTTCAAATCTTAGAAATTATTCTATTTGCGCTGTGTTTATTGTTGATATACTACATACATAGAGAAAACCACTCAAAATGGCAAAACAATATTTCCTTCCTATGCCACAAGTATAAATGtgaggaaatgaagaaaagatgCCCTCTCCTAATCATCATGAGTATTTTATTCTCAGCATTCATTCCTTGCAAGACCACCAGTAAAATCACTAGGGATACATGTATAGCATGTACTGAACCCTGGGAATATGGGGAGGGAGGTGTCTTCTTCAGGTTTTCCAGTATGTATGTTAAAAACCAAAGCTCTGAGCTCGTGGCTTGTGTGTCTGGTTTCAACCCAGAAATAAGTTTTATGGCTGAGTAGTAAGACCTTGGAAATAAAGCAAAGCCATGAAAAATCAACAGACTTTTGTTAAAAGCCTAAGTTATCTTTTCAGTCTTTGTGCATGAAGAAACAAAGATGGCTTTTCTTGCCTCTGTCCTACAAATCAATGTTAATTAGTAGCAGTTTGAAACAAAATTTCTCATAAAAAGAGTCTAGACTGACAAGTTGAGAAGTGAGGCCCGAATGTTGTTTCTGTGGAATGAGTCAGCAGTCATGGATGCTACTTCTAACACTTGCCTCCAGTTCTTCTCACTGTATCTGAGACCTGCCTGGAAGAGAAATCCTATATGGGTAGCTGAACAAAGTTCAGCCTTCTTGCTATCTGAAAGAGCTGTTAGTGTGTTCTCCTTGGGAAAGATTATGCTGTGAGGCACTGTTAGGAGCACTATATAAAGAACAAAGCTACTGGtcaaacagaattttttctgtAAACTTTTGGGCATGGTATTTTGAAGTGATGGTAGCATGTTCCCACTCTGTCCTTGCctcatttcattttccttttaaattatctAATATGCATATATAACACAGGAGAAAAATGCCTTGTACTCCCCCGATCAGCCCCTACACTCCTCATACTTGACAGCTGGGACTTTTGCCTATAGTTATTTGGTTGTTGTTTAACACATAGAAATATGGCAAGCTGTGTAAGTTGTTCTTAGCAACTGAATTCCCCTGAAGGATTCAGACAGAAGCAGCACGGTCACAGACacctattattatttttaacttgttaGCACATGTGCACTCACTaggtttatttttaaggaaattaatcATTTGAAATGTATTCAGTGATGGCTGCTACTGCAAAAACTGTCAGAGGTGCTATCTCACCAGGCTTGGGGCTGTGTTCAGCACAAACACAAGTAGTCACTTTATGACAACTAAAAGTAAGTTGGAGGGAGGCAATCCGCTTCTTGTCAGTATGTAAGATGGCTTGTAGGCCTTGAGGATTCAGCTGGGTGAGGATAGTCATTGCTACTGGGCATGAGCAGTAGAGGAGATGTGTACAGCAGGAGAGGAGAGAATCAAAAGGTGTTACCTGCAAAATGGGCTCAGCAAATAGTATTTGATTGCCCAGTTGTTAATGGTTGCCCTCCCCCAATATCAAAAGTCACTAAACTACCTTGAATATCCCCTAGCTTATAAACCTTCTTGCCAGGTCAGTCACAACTAAGTATAACCAAGCCTACCTCAGTGTCCTGGAGTTAATTAGAATTTTGGCTTCTGACTCTTTTGCTCACTTGCTTGTTCAGGTCTGAACTCTACGGAGAGGGAATGGAAGTTTGACCAGTTGTACATATGGTTGTTGGCTCAACGTTTATTGTTTAATGTCAGTTCTTAGCTGATCATGACAAAACAGAAATCTGCAGGAGCAAACTTTTTGCTGACACCTAAGAGAAGGGAGAATTACTTCATTTGTATCTCAGTAGAGGAACATGTCTGACATGTTGTTGACAGAACAGTAGGGATGGGTTGCAAATGCTGTGGTAGGGTGAGGATGTACACATAGCTTGTAGTTATGAGAGTTTGACATATTTTGTGTTTACCTTCAATTTAAACAAATATgcacaaaaatatgtttttaatcacccttttagaaattaaataattggCTTTCTgccattggatttttttttttt contains the following coding sequences:
- the RBP2 gene encoding retinol-binding protein 2, coding for MPADYNGTWEMETNENFEGYMVALDIDFATRKIAKHLKQTKEIIQDGDNFKTKTISTLRNYELNYTVGVEFEEHTKGLDNRVVKTIVNWDGDKLVCVQKGEKKNRGWKHWIEGDLLHLELMCEDQVCHQIFKKKN